CATCGAGCGCTGCCAATTCAGCGCGTTGTCGCTCGACGGTGACTCCTGCACCGTGGAGGTCCACCGCTGTGTGGGTTGTGGCTTGTGTGTGAGCACCTGCCCCACCGGCGCCATTCGCCTGGAACTTCGCGCAACGGCAGAACACCAGCCGCCACCGCGCACAGAGGAAGAGTGGCGGAGCGCCCGCTCAGCTGCGCGGAAGGAGAGCGCGCCGTGAAGGGACCTTACCCCTATCGCCCGCGCACGTCGCCTTGTTTCTCCTCGAAGTGGTGCTTGATGGTGTGCGCCTGATAGATGAAGATCACCTCCTCGGCGATGTTGGTGGAAAGGTCGGCGATACGCTCCAAATTCTTGCTGATGATGATCAAGTGGAGGGCCCGTGAGATGGTGCGGGGGTCCTCCACCATGTAGGTGAGGAGCTCGCGAAATACCTGGTCGTCGAGGTTATCCACCTGGTCATCGCGCACGCAAATGTCCTTGGCCCGCTGCACGTCGCCGGTGACAAAGCTCTGGATGCTGTCCTTGACCATCTCCTGCGCCAGCACGGCCATGCGGGGGATGTCGATGAGCGGCTTAAGTTGCTCCTGCTCGCACAGCACAATCGCCCGCTCGGCAATGTTGACGGCGTGGTCGCCCATGCGCTCCAGGTCGTTGTTGATCTTGATGGCCGAGGTGACAAAGCGCAGGTCGCCGGCCATCGGCTGATGCAACGCCAGAAGCTTGAGGCACTGCTCGTCGATGGCGATCTCCAAGCTGTTGATGGCGTCGTCGCCGGCGATTACTTGCTCGGCGAGAGACTTGTCGCGGTCCACCAGCGACGCCACCGCCTTGTTGATGGCGCCCTCCACCAACGCGGCCATGTGCGTCAAGGTGGCCTTGAGCTCTTGGAGCTGCTCATGAAAGTGTCGTTCCATGGGATTTTTCCTCTGCTGGTGAACGGGCGGGATCATCCGAAGCGCCCGGTCACATAGTCCTCGGTCCTCTTCTGGCGTGGCCGCGTGAAGATCTGATCCGTCTCGCCGAACTCGACCAACTCACCAAGGTAGAAGAAACCGGTGTAGTCCGACACCCGCGCCGCCTGCTGCATGTTGTGCGTGACGATGACGATGGTGTAGTGTTGCTTGAGCTGAAAGATGAGCTCCTCGATCTTCTGCGTGGCGATGGGGTCGAGCGCCGAGGCCGGTTCGTCCATCAAAATCACTTCCGGCCGCACGGCCAAGGCCCGCGCGATGCACAGCCGTTGCTGTTGCCCACCGGAAAGGTCCATAGCCGATTTGTTCAGACGGTCCTTCACCTCGTCCCACAAGGCAGCGTCCCGGAGGCTTTCCTCCACCCGCTGCGCTAACACTGCCGGGTCGCGCACGCCGTGAATGCGCAACCCATAGGCCACATTGTCGAAAATCGACTTGGGAAAAGGGTTGGACTTTTGAAACACCATCCCCACCTTACGCCGTAGTTCCACCACATCCACGCCCCGGTCATAGATGTCGACGCCGTCAAGGAGAATGGTGCCCTCCACGCGCGTCCCAGGAATGATGTCATTCATGCGGTTCAGGGAGCGCAAGAAGGTGGATTTGCCGCATCCGGACGGGCCGATAAGGGCAGTGACCTTGTTCGCCGCGATGTCCATGGTGACGTCGCACAGGGCCCTCACGCTCCCATAGTAGAAGCTAAACTTCTTAGTTTGGATCTTCGTATTTTCCATCTCTGCGCCTTGTCCTTGACCTTTCTATGCGCGGCGGAATTTCCTGCGGAACCGGTAGCGAATGAGCACCGCCCCGAGATTCAG
The candidate division KSB1 bacterium genome window above contains:
- the phoU gene encoding phosphate signaling complex protein PhoU; this translates as MERHFHEQLQELKATLTHMAALVEGAINKAVASLVDRDKSLAEQVIAGDDAINSLEIAIDEQCLKLLALHQPMAGDLRFVTSAIKINNDLERMGDHAVNIAERAIVLCEQEQLKPLIDIPRMAVLAQEMVKDSIQSFVTGDVQRAKDICVRDDQVDNLDDQVFRELLTYMVEDPRTISRALHLIIISKNLERIADLSTNIAEEVIFIYQAHTIKHHFEEKQGDVRGR
- the pstB gene encoding phosphate ABC transporter ATP-binding protein PstB is translated as MENTKIQTKKFSFYYGSVRALCDVTMDIAANKVTALIGPSGCGKSTFLRSLNRMNDIIPGTRVEGTILLDGVDIYDRGVDVVELRRKVGMVFQKSNPFPKSIFDNVAYGLRIHGVRDPAVLAQRVEESLRDAALWDEVKDRLNKSAMDLSGGQQQRLCIARALAVRPEVILMDEPASALDPIATQKIEELIFQLKQHYTIVIVTHNMQQAARVSDYTGFFYLGELVEFGETDQIFTRPRQKRTEDYVTGRFG